The genomic region CGTGCTGATATACGGTCTCTTTGTCAATATGCAAAACTACGGTATCGACCAGAATTATGTGCAGCGTTACATGACGACGAAATCGTTGGGTGAGGCGGTGAAGTCGACCCTCTTCGGCGGGTTGCTCTACATTCCCGTTTCCCTCGTTTTCGTTTACATTGGGACGGCGCTGTTTTCATACTATACGGCTCAGCCCGACTTGTTGCCGGCTGGGACGCCGGCCGACCAGGTGTTTCCCTACTTCATCGTGCATGGGCTGCCTACGGGACTCACGGGACTTGTGATTGCTTCGCTCTTTTCTGCCGGAATGTCGACCATTGCCACGAGCATCAACTCTTCGGCAACAATCGTCCTGACCGATTTTGTGCGGCGCCTCTCCCAAAAGGAACTCACCGAAAAGAAAAAGATGGCCGTCCTCTATGCGACCTCGTTTGTCGTGGGGGCATTGGGTATCGTGGTCGGTTTGCTGATGATGAGCATCGACGGTGTTCTCGATGCCTGGTGGAAACTCTCTTCGATATTCAGCGGCGGTATGCTTGGCCTTTTCTTGTTGGGGCTGGTTTGCAAGACGGTGCGGCGTGCCCATGCCGTGGTGGCTGTCATCTTGGGCCTTCTCACGATTGCCTGGATGAGCCTTTCACCGCTTATCAACGAGGGCTCGCCGTTCTATTGCCTGCGCAGTCCGTTGCATACCTACCTTACAATAGTTTTCGGTACGACGGTCATTTTCCTGGTCGGATTCTTGCTGACCAAACTGTCTTCCTTGAAAAAGAAACCTGAGTAATTTTTCACGATACGTGAGGTGGGAGGGAGAGTTCTTCTTTGAAACCTCCGCGTCATATCTGATGTTGAAACAGCCGCCCTTTGGGGCGGCTGTTTTGCATGGAGCGGTTTTGATGGGTTTGGTCGCGCTTCGAGTTTCCCGCTTGGGCACATTCCGATGTAAGAACTGCGGGAGCGGACGGGAACGTCGGGCTCGACTCTTTCAGAGCATGAAATTCTCGGGGTGCTTTCCTTGGCGTCCCGCATAGAACGCCTTTATTTCGTCCATGTCCCGTTCTACATTGCCCGAGGGGACGATGGCGCGTGTGAGGCCGATACGTTTCTCCTTGTAGTCGATGTATGCCAGTACGATGGGCACTTGCGCTTTCAGGGCGATATAGTAAAAGCCGAGTTTCCAATTACGATTGGGCTTGCGTGTCGCTTCGGGCGTGATGGCGATGGAAAGACGTTTGCTGTGGGCGAAGCGTTCGGCCAGTTGGTCGGTGAGCGAAGAGGTGCTCTTGCGGTCTACCGCAATGCCACCCATGGCTCTGAACAGGCTGCCGAGCGGGAAAAAGAACCACTCCTTTTTCATCAAGAAGCCGGCTTTCCTTCCCAGCGAGCCATAAGCCAACTTGCCCCATATAAAATCCCAGTTGCTGGTATGAGGGGCAACGCAGATCACGCATTTGTCAAAGTCGGGCAGGGTGACTTCGAGTGTCCACCCGGAGAGTCGCAAAATGCCTTGGCAGAGGCGTTTTGTCATAAGCAAAGCCGATTATTCGCCGATTTCTTTCAGAATTTCCCCGATAGCGGCATCAAAGTCCTGTATCAGTTTCTTATAGTAGGCTTTGACCAGTTTGGGGGAGTCTTTCCCGTCGGTTCGGTTGGCACGGCGGATATATTCATCTTGAATGTCGAGAATGCGGTTGATTAATGTTTCGCATTTTTCTGCGGGCATCTCTGTCGTATATTCTTTCAGGAACAAGCATTCATTCACCAATTCGGTGGTGATGAAATTAATCTCATGCTTTAAGTCTCTTTTGTTGGCCATGGCGATAAGTTTTAGTTTGTTGTTTGTGAGGGCGTGTTTGGCGAAAGTGCATTTGGGGGAATACTTTGTTTCGGCACCCTTTTTGGCAAAGATAGCAAAAGAGGTGGGTAAAAAGCAAAACTTGTTTGAAATTTTTTGCCGAACCAACACCTCTCATTTACAAAGATAGTGAAAGATTTTAAGATTTGGGAAAATAGGGATTCTTATTACATGATGT from Candidatus Caccoplasma merdavium harbors:
- a CDS encoding lysophospholipid acyltransferase family protein, which codes for MTKRLCQGILRLSGWTLEVTLPDFDKCVICVAPHTSNWDFIWGKLAYGSLGRKAGFLMKKEWFFFPLGSLFRAMGGIAVDRKSTSSLTDQLAERFAHSKRLSIAITPEATRKPNRNWKLGFYYIALKAQVPIVLAYIDYKEKRIGLTRAIVPSGNVERDMDEIKAFYAGRQGKHPENFML
- a CDS encoding sodium:solute symporter, whose amino-acid sequence is MEITILDYIVFFVFVGGVALFGCSFYFRTRNDAAAFTAAKGSLPAWVVGMSIFATFVSSISFLGLPGDAYKGNWNPFVFSLSIPVATYLAAKVFIPLYRSINSVSAYHYLEQRFGYWARCYVAICYLLTQLARVGSILLLLALPLNTMFGWDISTIIIWTGIVTLVYSLLGGIAAVVWTDAVQGIILIVGAVACAAILTFTMPEGPGQLFEIASEHGKFSLGSFGASLTEPTFWVVLIYGLFVNMQNYGIDQNYVQRYMTTKSLGEAVKSTLFGGLLYIPVSLVFVYIGTALFSYYTAQPDLLPAGTPADQVFPYFIVHGLPTGLTGLVIASLFSAGMSTIATSINSSATIVLTDFVRRLSQKELTEKKKMAVLYATSFVVGALGIVVGLLMMSIDGVLDAWWKLSSIFSGGMLGLFLLGLVCKTVRRAHAVVAVILGLLTIAWMSLSPLINEGSPFYCLRSPLHTYLTIVFGTTVIFLVGFLLTKLSSLKKKPE